A stretch of Babylonia areolata isolate BAREFJ2019XMU chromosome 23, ASM4173473v1, whole genome shotgun sequence DNA encodes these proteins:
- the LOC143298273 gene encoding uncharacterized protein LOC143298273 isoform X2: MTSADVVDGGGGGGGKACGREKFCRDDCECRVVEMVAGKRYEKRCLKSETLGENVCGHSGVPVVRMVTGKVGKNRVTRAVNIKPTKKVCPMKFVPVNNAACCSDTDKPGQCSYFVKAGDSLSTDTCTADNDCEGDKKCCVTSLGKICRQPLASVSCTDNFCVPKFTCKDKETGARCCENKPGQCPGPESIMLCNKNSVHKDCVPCGSDEDCLSKLKCCPCNDCRLCLKGRPSSSLCTPVKCTEGQKCFMDKATCITSPCPKVPTCRAYDSVPGQCPSVDDQESNPCKNLRECQNDQDCKSPVLKCCSSNCGDDSRKRCVRTVPTSSCRHVTCPPDMMCYEVFSREKHTVAPMCLENTRHPRREACGGEGPPLLLLVSDRDLEVLNCRTEEEGEGVQGIPCPQGYSCTKTADGSQLSVCCPGKEPICDPPCKKFQNCSVVFVPDCQNPPCNFSKCVSQGKFPELCLLPKKTGGCLGKATEKWYFDVNFLKCRDMSERACGQDDKEINGNNFPTETECQGFCENAFTCPLPSPCKKGKVKVTCASTEYEVSPYSSCSKAQACCQTECGGRQCETPARNVTEA, translated from the exons TTCTGTCGAGATGATTGTGAGTGTCGCGTGGTGGAGATGGTCGCTGGAAAACGCTACGAAAAGAGGTGCCTCA AGAGCGAGACGCTAGGGGAAAACGTGTGCGGACACTCCGGGGTGCCGGTGGTCAGAATGGTGACCGGAAAGGTCGGAAAGAACCGAGTAACACGTGCCGTCAACATCAAGCCCACAAAGAAAGTGTGTCCTATGAAGTTTGTTCCCGTCAACAATGCGGCCTGTTGCTCAGATACAG ACAAACCAGGCCAGTGTAGTTACTTTGTGAAGGCCGGTGACTCGCTTTCCACGGACACGTGCACTGCGGACAACGACTGTGAAGGGGACAAGAAATGCTGTGTCACCTCCCTGGGGAAAATCTGTCGGCAGCCTCTTGCGAGTGTTTCCTGCACTGACAAT ttctGTGTTCCCAAATTTACATGCAAAGACAAGGAAACGGGTGCCAGATGTTGTGAGAACA AGCCCGGCCAGTGCCCGGGTCCAGAGAGTATCATGCTGTGCAACAAGAACTCCGTGCACAAGGACTGTGTCCCGTGCGGGTCTGATGAGGACTGTCTCAGCAAGCTCAAGTGCTGCCCGTGCAACGACTGTCGTCTGTGCCTGAAGGGCCGTCCCTCCTCCAGCCTCTGTACCCCTGTG AAGTGCACCGAAGGCCAGAAGTGTTTCATGGACAAGGCCACGTGCATTACCTCCCCTTGCCCCAAGGTACCCACGTGTCGAGCTTacg ACTCGGTCCCCGGCCAGTGCCCCTCAGTGGACGACCAAGAATCGAACCCATGCAAGAATCTGAGGGAGTGTCAGAACGACCAGGACTGCAAGTCGCCCGTCCTCAAGTGCTGCTCTTCCAACTGCGGAGACGACTCGAGGAAACGCTGTGTCCGTACGGTGCCCACCTCGTCATGTCGCCACGTG ACGTGCCCCCCTGACATGATGTGCTATGAAGTCTTCAGCAGGGAGAAGCACACAGTGGCTCCCATGTGTCTTG AGAACACGCGGCATCCCCGCCGAGAAGCGTGTGGAGGGGAAGGACCcccgctgttgctgctggtgtctGATAGGGACCTGGAGGTCCTCAACTGCCGGactgaggaggaaggggagggggtccaGGGCATCCCCTGTCCTCAAGGCTACAGCTGCACCAAGACCGCTGATGGCTCTCAGCTGTCCGTCTGTTGTCCTGGCAAAG AACCCATTTGCGATCCG CCCTGTAAAAAGTTCCAGAACTGCAGTGTGGTGTTTGTTCCCGACTGCCAGAACCCGCCGTGCAATTTCAGCAAGTGTGTCTCCCAGGGCAAAT TTCCAGAGCTCTGCCTCCTGCCCAAGAAGACGGGCGGCTGCTTGGGCAAAGCCACGGAAAAATGGTACTTCGACGTCAACTTCCTCAAGTGTCGAGATATGTCGGAGCGAGCCTGCGGCCAGGACGACAAGGAGATCAACGGAAACAACTTCCCAACGGAGACCGAGTGCCAAGGCTTCTGCGAGAACGCCTTCACCTGCCCCCTACCGTCCCCGTGCAAGAAGGGCAAGGTCAAGGTGACGTGCGCGTCCACAGAGTATGAGGTCAGTCCGTATTCCTCGTGCTCCAAGGCGCAGGCCTGCTGCCAGACTGAGTGTGGCGGCCGGCAGTGCGAAACGCCCGCAAGGAACGTCACTGAGGCGTAG
- the LOC143298273 gene encoding uncharacterized protein LOC143298273 isoform X1, with translation MTSADVVDGGGGGGGKACGREKFCRDDCECRVVEMVAGKRYEKRCLKSETLGENVCGHSGVPVVRMVTGKVGKNRVTRAVNIKPTKKVCPMKFVPVNNAACCSDTDKPGQCSYFVKAGDSLSTDTCTADNDCEGDKKCCVTSLGKICRQPLASVSCTDNFCVPKFTCKDKETGARCCENKPGQCPGPESIMLCNKNSVHKDCVPCGSDEDCLSKLKCCPCNDCRLCLKGRPSSSLCTPVKCTEGQKCFMDKATCITSPCPKVPTCRAYDSVPGQCPSVDDQESNPCKNLRECQNDQDCKSPVLKCCSSNCGDDSRKRCVRTVPTSSCRHVTCPPDMMCYEVFSREKHTVAPMCLENTRHPRREACGGEGPPLLLLVSDRDLEVLNCRTEEEGEGVQGIPCPQGYSCTKTADGSQLSVCCPGKEPICDPPCKKFQNCSVVFVPDCQNPPCNFSKCVSQGKYKCLLPRISNDGRCTDQREESIFYYYDKNVHKCLKFGYNCGGNANRFRDLGMCQKECEKKFPELCLLPKKTGGCLGKATEKWYFDVNFLKCRDMSERACGQDDKEINGNNFPTETECQGFCENAFTCPLPSPCKKGKVKVTCASTEYEVSPYSSCSKAQACCQTECGGRQCETPARNVTEA, from the exons TTCTGTCGAGATGATTGTGAGTGTCGCGTGGTGGAGATGGTCGCTGGAAAACGCTACGAAAAGAGGTGCCTCA AGAGCGAGACGCTAGGGGAAAACGTGTGCGGACACTCCGGGGTGCCGGTGGTCAGAATGGTGACCGGAAAGGTCGGAAAGAACCGAGTAACACGTGCCGTCAACATCAAGCCCACAAAGAAAGTGTGTCCTATGAAGTTTGTTCCCGTCAACAATGCGGCCTGTTGCTCAGATACAG ACAAACCAGGCCAGTGTAGTTACTTTGTGAAGGCCGGTGACTCGCTTTCCACGGACACGTGCACTGCGGACAACGACTGTGAAGGGGACAAGAAATGCTGTGTCACCTCCCTGGGGAAAATCTGTCGGCAGCCTCTTGCGAGTGTTTCCTGCACTGACAAT ttctGTGTTCCCAAATTTACATGCAAAGACAAGGAAACGGGTGCCAGATGTTGTGAGAACA AGCCCGGCCAGTGCCCGGGTCCAGAGAGTATCATGCTGTGCAACAAGAACTCCGTGCACAAGGACTGTGTCCCGTGCGGGTCTGATGAGGACTGTCTCAGCAAGCTCAAGTGCTGCCCGTGCAACGACTGTCGTCTGTGCCTGAAGGGCCGTCCCTCCTCCAGCCTCTGTACCCCTGTG AAGTGCACCGAAGGCCAGAAGTGTTTCATGGACAAGGCCACGTGCATTACCTCCCCTTGCCCCAAGGTACCCACGTGTCGAGCTTacg ACTCGGTCCCCGGCCAGTGCCCCTCAGTGGACGACCAAGAATCGAACCCATGCAAGAATCTGAGGGAGTGTCAGAACGACCAGGACTGCAAGTCGCCCGTCCTCAAGTGCTGCTCTTCCAACTGCGGAGACGACTCGAGGAAACGCTGTGTCCGTACGGTGCCCACCTCGTCATGTCGCCACGTG ACGTGCCCCCCTGACATGATGTGCTATGAAGTCTTCAGCAGGGAGAAGCACACAGTGGCTCCCATGTGTCTTG AGAACACGCGGCATCCCCGCCGAGAAGCGTGTGGAGGGGAAGGACCcccgctgttgctgctggtgtctGATAGGGACCTGGAGGTCCTCAACTGCCGGactgaggaggaaggggagggggtccaGGGCATCCCCTGTCCTCAAGGCTACAGCTGCACCAAGACCGCTGATGGCTCTCAGCTGTCCGTCTGTTGTCCTGGCAAAG AACCCATTTGCGATCCG CCCTGTAAAAAGTTCCAGAACTGCAGTGTGGTGTTTGTTCCCGACTGCCAGAACCCGCCGTGCAATTTCAGCAAGTGTGTCTCCCAGGGCAAAT aCAAATGCCTACTTCCCAGGATTTCTAACGACGGAAGATGTACTGACCAGAGGGAAGAATCTATCTTTTACTACTACGACAAGAACGTTCACAAATGCTTGAAGTTTGGCTACAACTGCGGGGGCAATGCGAACAGGTTCCGTGACTTGGGAATGTGCCAAAAGGAATGTGAAAAGAAAT TTCCAGAGCTCTGCCTCCTGCCCAAGAAGACGGGCGGCTGCTTGGGCAAAGCCACGGAAAAATGGTACTTCGACGTCAACTTCCTCAAGTGTCGAGATATGTCGGAGCGAGCCTGCGGCCAGGACGACAAGGAGATCAACGGAAACAACTTCCCAACGGAGACCGAGTGCCAAGGCTTCTGCGAGAACGCCTTCACCTGCCCCCTACCGTCCCCGTGCAAGAAGGGCAAGGTCAAGGTGACGTGCGCGTCCACAGAGTATGAGGTCAGTCCGTATTCCTCGTGCTCCAAGGCGCAGGCCTGCTGCCAGACTGAGTGTGGCGGCCGGCAGTGCGAAACGCCCGCAAGGAACGTCACTGAGGCGTAG